One Algoriphagus sp. Y33 genomic window, TTGTGGAAGTAAAAGAGTTTCAAGAGTCTCTTCAGGGTGTTTTGAAAGAATACAAAACTGGCTTGATCATGGACGAGGAGATTTTGGGAGCAGGGACATACAATAAAGTATTGGCAGCTACAAAAGAGGATCCAGCTGTAAAAGAGAAACTTGATACTATGATTGCAGAAATGAAAGCAAAACAAGAAGCTGAAAAAGAAGATACATCCGAGCCTACAGATGGTAAATAAGATTATATTATAGCTAATATTGAGATGCCTCCCAACCGGGAGGCATTTTTTTTTAATTTCACACCAAAGAGTTCCACACATTCGTTTAGAAAAGTATGAATTTAAAAAAGCTACCCCTTTCCGTTATTCTTTGTTTTGTGTTGACAATGACATTTGCACAGCAGGAAGATATTTTTGGGATTTCCGAAAAAGCCAAAAATCCCAAAAGTGAATCCGGATTGGGCAATATCACCCGAAATGTCTTGGAGATGTTCAGCGTGGAACTGTCGGGAGGAGGTGCTTATCAGCAGTTTGGCACGAGCTTCTATTCTGAAAATGTAGATTTGTACCCTTCGTTCAATCGATATCAAAATTTGCAGGGAGGCCCTCTGGATATTTCTGAAGAAAATCGGCTGGAGATGAAGGGCGGGGACTGGGTGTTCCCAAACTGGAATGGAGGTGTAAGGATCAATCTTTTCAACCTTCTCACAGTGGGTGGAGGATTCGGCCAAGAATGGGGTAATCTAGCACCTATGCAGGGAGGGGATTATCAGTTTGACTTCGAGGGAGCCACCTACCAAGTGGATAAATTGTATGGGACTGTAGGTTTGGTGTTATATGATGCCAACCGAAGACGGGCATTCCTCAATTGGCGATATAGACATTACTCTTCTTCGAACATATACATGCAGTCAGAACTTAGACAGCGGGTACGCCAGAATTATCCTTGGAAATTCGTATTTGAAGCTGAGTTTGGTAAGTTGAATCTTAAGAAAGCTTATGATGCAGTTTTGGATGATGGTCCGGTTCCCTACGAACCAAGACTGGCCGTGTCAGATAAGAATTACTACGGCTTAGGGTTGAGAATAGAGCGTGACTTCTCAGAGTATACCAAGATATTTGTCAAAGGAGGTGCGGATTTCCGTAAATTCACATATGCAGCATCGGACTTTTCTGAAGTTATGGATCTGGATCAAAAGGTATATGCTATGCAAGTGGGACTGGCGGTTCGTTTTCCCGGAACCAAGCGTTGCAAAATTGCCGGCTGTGGTGTTGTCATGAAGCATATGCACAATGGAATTGAGTACAGAGGAAGCGGAATGTTCAATTTTCAGAACAGGAAAGTAGGGCAGTGGTATTAAAGTCTTGATTATCCCCTTTGGTGTTTGTAATCTCTTTTCAAAACCATTCGGTTTTTACTATCTTGCAGCCTTAATCGACCCCGTGAATAGCATTATATGGCTCAAGGAGAAAACGAGAACATCATACCCATTAATATTGAAGAGGAAATGCGTGGTGCCTACATCGATTATTCGATGTCGGTTATTGTTTCAAGAGCACTTCCTGATGTCCGTGACGGACTGAAACCGGTACACCGCAGAATCCTTTTTGGGATGCAGGAACTGGGAGTATTACATAACAAACCTTATAAGAAATCTGCAAGAATTGTCGGAGAGGTTCTCGGTAAGTATCACCCGCATGGTGACTCTGCCGTTTACGAAACGATGGTTCGTATGGCGCAGCCATGGTCCTTGAGATATCCATTGGTGGATGGTCAGGGTAACTTCGGTTCCATCGATGGGGATAATCCTGCGGCTATGCGTTATACTGAAGCAAGACTGAAGCGTATTGCGGAGGAGCTCTTGGTTGACATCAACAAGGAGACAGTAGATTTTCAGTTCAACTTCGATGACTCCCTTAAAGAGCCCATCGTTTTGCCTGCCAAAGTTCCCGCGCTTCTATTGAATGGAGCATCAGGTATCGCTGTAGGTATGGCGACTAATATGGCCCCTCACAACTTGGGCGAGGTTATCGATGGAATTGTAGCGTATATTGACAACAATGAAATCACCATATCCGAATTGATGGAGCACATCGTAGCTCCAGATTTCCCTACAGGTGGTATTATTTATGGCTACAACGGTGTGAAAGCTGCTTTTGAAACCGGCCGGGGTAGAGTGGTGATGCGCGGTAAAGCCAATGTGGAAATCAAAGACGGTGGAAATAAGGAGATGATTATCATCACCGAGATTCCATATATGGTAAATAAGGCCAGCATGGTAGAGAAGACCGCCGCGCTGATCAATGAGAAAAAGATTGATGGAATATCCGCAATTCGTGATGAATCAGATCGCTCTGGAATGCGGATTGTGTATGAATTAAAAAGAGATGCAATATCCAGTGTAGTTCTTAATAATTTATATAAGCACACTCAGTTACAGACTTCATTCTCAGTGAATAACGTGGCCTTGGTGAAAGGTAGACCGCAGACATTGAATTTGAAGGATATGATCGTTCATTATGTCAATCACCGCCATGAGGTAGTGATTCGTAGAACGGAATATGAACTGAGAGAAGCAGAAAAGAGAGCACATATTCTTCAAGGGTATTTGATCGCTTTGGATCATTTGGATGAGGTGATTTCCTTGATCAGAAGTTCTGCTGATCCTGAAACTGCCAGAAATGGTTTAATTGAGAGATTTGATCTGAGCGAAATTCAGGCAAGAGCTATTCTCGACATGAGATTACAGCGATTGACCGGAATGGAAAGAGATAAGATCATCAATGAGTATGAGGAGATCATGGCATTGATCGAAGAGCTCAAAGAAATCCTCGCCAGTGAAGAAAAGAGAATGGAGATCATCAAGGAAGAGCTGGCGGAAATGAAAACCCGCTATGCTGATGATAGAAGAACTGAAATCGAGCATAATGCGGAAGATTTCAGCTACGAGGATATGATTCCAAATGAGGAAGTGATCATTACGGTTTCCCATGAAGGATATGTGAAGCGCACTGCACTTACGGAGTATCGTACCCAAGGAAGAGGGGGGGTAGGATCACGTGGTGTAAGTACCAAACAAGATGATTTTACAGAATATCTGTTTACAGCATCCACTCATAATTACCTGTTGATCTTCACAGACAAGGGGAAGTTGTTCTGGCTGAAAACCTATGCGATTCCTGAAGGATCCAAGACTTCTAAAGGAAGGCCTATTCAGAACTTAATGAGCATAGAGCAGGATGACAGGATACGTTCGATCATCCAGGTTGCGGACTTGAATGATCAGGATTATCTGAACAATCATTTCCTTGTGATGGTAACCAAACAGGGGATTATTAAGAAGACTACACTAGAACAATATAGCCGTCCACGGACAAATGGTATCATCGCATTGAATATCCGTGAGGATGACCAGTTGGTCAATGTGGAAATGACTAACGGTAGCCAGCATATAGTGATAGCAGCCAAATCCGGTAGAGCTATTCACTTCAATGAAACAGCAGTAAGGCCGATGGGAAGGACTGCTACGGGTGTTAGAGCAATCAGGTTAAATGATGATAGCGATTATGTTATTGGCATGGTATGTGCATCCGAGGAAAACGCAACTTTGCTCGTAGTTTCTGAAAAGGGCTACGGCAAGCGCTCCAGCCTTGACGAATATAGAATTACCAATCGCGGAGGAAAAGGAGTGAAGGCAATGAGTGTTACGGAGAAGACCGGGGCACTGGTTGCAATCAAGGAAGTAGTCGAAACCGATGATTTGATGATCATTAACAGATCAGGTATAACCATTCGTATTTCGGTAGATGGGCTTCGCATCATGGGAAGAGCTACTCAAGGAGTAAGATTGATTAAAATCGGAGAAAATGACGAAATTTCCTCAGTTGAGAAGATTTCTAAGGAAGAAGAGGTTGAAGCGATTATAGATGCAGTATTAGAAACGGGTGGAAATGCTGATAACACTGCTGATGAGGGCCCAACTGACGAATCTGATGATGCTTCTGATGAATCAAATGAAATTAACGAATAACCAACCAAACAAGATAAATACGCTAAAATGAAGAAGCTAATTCTATCAATCGCCTTGATCGGTGCAACGACCTTGGCTTTTGGACAAAAAAAAGTGGTTCGTTCTGCAGGGAAGAACTTTAAATCAGGAGACTTACCTGCAGCGATGGCTGATATCGAAGCAGCAAGTTCTGATCCGGAAACAGGAAATGATCCCGCTACGTATCTGCTTAAAGCTCAAATCCAGACCAAGATGTTTGGATCCGACTCCTCCAATACAGCTGCTACTGTAGAAACGGGAAAAGCCGCATTGGAGACATATAACAAGGCCTTTGAAATGGGCGGAGGTAAAAAAGATGAAGGTGTAGGTAAAGATATCTATGCTGAAGATATGCCTGGAGTACCTGATAATTTGAGACCTTACTCTATTTTTACTCTTAAGAATGCATCGTTTGATAAAGCGATCGATAGGTATAATGACGAGGATCTTGAGATGGCATATGAATTCTTTGATTTGGCTGGAGAAATAGATCTTACCGATACAACAGTACACTACAATGCAGGATTTATTGCAAATGATTTGGGCAAATTCGATGAAGCGAAGAAGCATTTCGGGTACTTGCTTGATATAGAAGAGTACAACAAATTGACTGTTTACTACTTAATGATTCAAATCTTGAGCGGTGAGGATAAAAATCCTGAAGCCGCTTATGACATCATCATGCAGGGTAGAGAAGATTATCCTGAAGATAAAGTACTTGCAGAATATGAAATCCAATTATTGCTTCAGTTGAATAAAATGGATGAGGCAATGGCTTCTATTCAGGAAGCGTTGAAAAACGATCCAAACAATGCCGGAATCCTTTTGAGATCAGGTTATCTCAAGGAGCAAGCGGGTGATAGTGAAGGAGCGTTGGCTGATTATAAAAAGTCTGTTGAAGTAGATCCTGAATTCTATGATGGCAATTACTATGCAGGTGCGCTTTTATTGGATAAGTCTTTAAAAATTCTCAATGAATTAAATGCCCTATCTGATGACGAGTGGGAAGCTAAATCCGCATCAATGGGAGAGGAAGCAAATTCTTATTACAGGGAAGCTGTAGGGTACTTCGAAAAGGCTTTGGAAATTAAACCTGAGAATACTGAAGTAATGATTATTTTATTTCAAGTTCACTCGCGCCTGAAGAATACTGAAGAAGTTGAGAAATACAATAAAATGTTGATAGAACTGAAAGGAGCCAACTGGCAGGAAAATCTGTAATCTACTGATTTGACCCTTGAAAGGCCTCTGAATTTTGATTCAGAGGCCTTTTTATTTAAATCCAACTACAGGAATCCGGAAGGTGCTTGTGAAAGTTGGAAATAAGTGTCTTCAAAAAATATTATGGACTGAGTTTTGCAATAGTTTTATCTTTGCATTCGAAAATTTAAAGAAGTGATGCGATTGCAGACAGTGCCGATTATAATGTGTATTTTTTTTGTATTGGGCTTTAACCAAGTCGGTGCACAATCGAAAAGATTCATAGAAGTTTCTTATGATCAAGGGCCTATCATTGGCAACAATAAGGACTGGGCGGATGAGCTAATTAATAAAATTAATTATTCGGCTATTGATGTACGGGTTGGTTGGAGAAGTTCCAACGCTACATATTATAATTACATAAACAGATATCCTAGTTATGGATTGGGAGTGACTTCTTCGGTTGGCTATAATCCTGAAATAGGAAGGCCAATGGGGGTTTATGGATTTGGGGAGTTCCCTTTTGGTAAGAATAATATTTACCGAAAACTCAATTTCGGCTATTTCGCTCAAATTGGTCTTGGGTTTAATATGAATCCGTTTGACACTGACACCAATCCACTCAATGGATTTGTGGGTACAGCACTTAATGTGCATGTTCATTTTGGATTAAAAGCAAATTATGAACTGTCTAAGTCATTTGGGATCTTCGCTTCTGTAGGCACAAAGCATTATTCCAATGGTTCTATCAAAAAGCCTAACGCAGGGATCAATTTTGTTCCCATAGCAATTGGGCTTCGAATGAATATAGACCAAGAGAAATTCAATCCCGGTGCCAGTCCTGTTTTTCCTCCCTTAGAGAAAGTAGGGGTATGGAATATTGCGGCCTATACAGGATTGAAAAGTTATGAAATTGATGAGCCAGCTTATTTCAGAGGAGGTTTGGGAGTGAATTATCTCTGGGAAATTTCATATAAATATAGAGGAGGTATAGGAATTGATTGGTTTTATGGCGCAGGGGCTAGAGATAGATACCCCGGTGAAAGTATTAATTTTTCTGATGTGAATTCCTTTGCTGTGGTGGGCTCCTGGGAATGGAAATTGACGGAGAATTTATATATGCCTATTGCGATCGGTGTTTATTTAAGTAAAGCACACTATAACCAGGAAACCACTGGATTCTACGAGCGAATAGGCGTGCGCTACAGAATGAATAATAACGTATTTGCAGGAGTGCAGATCAAGGCACATAAAGCAAAGGCTGACTTCTTTGAGTTTACTGTGGGGTACACCATTCCGGGAAAATTGAGAAAAATGGTTAACCGTTAGCCTGTTCTTTTTCCTTTAATCAAAAAATATTTTTATTTCCATTGGCCTTGTTCTAGCTTGTAGGGATAAACTATGCCCATTTATGACCAAGCCTATTATGCTCAGCTATTTAGTGTTTATCTGCCTTTTGCTGAATAGTTTGATTTGTGTTTCACAGACCCTTCCTTCCTCACAGATTTATCATCAGCTACTTCAGCTAAAAGAAACCAAAAGAGTGCTTTACGTAGCTGCGCACCCTGATGATGAAAATACACAGCTGATTGCTGCTCTTGGGAATGGAGAACATGTACAGGTAGCTTATTTGAGTTTGACGAGAGGTGATGGAGGTCAGAATTTGCTGGGAAAAGAACTGGGAATAGAACTGGGGCAGATCAGAACTCAGGAATTGATTCGAGCGCGTGAGATAGATGGGGGAATGCAGTTTTTTACCAGAGCGTTGGATTTTGGTTATTCTAAAAATCCGGATGAAACTCTGCAAAATTGGGATAAGAAAAAGGTGCTTTCAGATGTAGTATGGGTAGTCAGAAAGTTCAAACCTGATATTATTATTACCCGGTTCAACACTGTGCCCGGAGGAGGTAATCACGGACACCATACTACTTCTGCAATTTTGGCTGAAGAAGCTTTTGACTTAGCTGCTGATCCAAAAGCATTTCCTGAACAATTAAACTATGTGGATACTTGGCAGACAAGAAGACTCTTTTGGAACTCGTATAATTTTGGTGGAGAATTTCAGCCTGTAGAGACCGAGAAATATGCTGTTTTTCAAGTAGGTGAATACGATAATTTGCTTGGAAAGACGTATAGCCAAATTGCAGCGGATAGCCGAACCATGCACAAATCCCAGGGATTTGGAGCTACCCCAAGAATAGGCGCCGCCGAGGATCATCTTCAATTCATCAAAGGAGAATCGTTTGAAATGTCAGCTTTTGAAGGAATTCAGAGCCGCTGGAGAGAGTTTGATGGAGGGCAGGAAATAGAGGCTATGATTCAAACTGCGATTGAAGAGTTTGACTTTAAAAATCCCGTAGCCAATATTAAATCTCTGATGCAGATTCGGGCTAAGCTTTCAGCACATGACCCCGAAGCTTTTTGGATCGCAGAAAAGGCGCAGAAATTGGATAGGTTGATTTTTCAGGTAATAGGTTTGAAAATGGAGTTTGTCACGAATCAGGAACTGGGCTTTGGGGGTGAGGACATCAAGGCAAACCTTGTAGTAAACAATCCTTCAGATGTTTTGATTACGGATGTTTCACTGCAGCTTTATGACACGTACTATTCTTCCGGGAAAAAGATAGCTGTCAAGAATGATCCGGTTGAAATTCCCGTTGAATTTCAACCGGATGTAAATGCTCCTGTTTCACAGCCTTATTGGCTGGAAAATCCTGTAATGGATGCGATCTACGATATAAGAGATCAGCAAATGATAGGTAAGCCTTTCAACGACATGAAAGTAGGAGGAGAGCTGTCTTTCAACATTGAAGGACAAGAGTTCAACATAGCAATTCCTTTGGAATACAAATACAATGATCAGGTCGATGGAGAAGTGAAGCAGCCATTTACGATTGTTCCGGAAATTGACTTGGAAGTATCCGATCAAAATGTGTTTCTTATTCCCGGAGTAGACCCTGTAGTCACAGTTACTGTCAATTTTCACGGTAAACTAAAAAAAGGTGAATTGTCTTTTGAAAATCTTCAAGATTCTGAATACGAAATGTTGGGAGTAGAAGATAACCTAACTCAGAGAAAGAGAATTTACCGAGTTTCATTCAAATTGGATAAAAATGAAAAGAGAGAAGTTGTCGCTCGATTCAGCACTTCTGAAGGCCAAGTTTTTGATCAGATTACCCATCGGATTTCATATAAGCATATCCCGAATCTCACCTATTTTTCTAAGGCTGCCATCAATTTGATTCAGGAAAACTGGAATGTTTCCAAAGCGAAAATCGGATACATCATGGGGGCTGGGGACGATGTGCCGGCGGTACTTTCATCTTTAGGGTATCAAGTTACAGAAATTACCGATTATTCTTTGGTAAATCTCTCTCAATACAAAAGTATCGTAGTGGGAATCAGAGCTTACAACACAAATTCAGCACTTGCCGCCAACGAAGAAAATCTAATGACGTATGTAGAAAACGGGGGTACGGTAGTGGTGCAGTACAACGTGAGTAGACCTCTTCTGATTAAAAATTTCGGGCCTTATCCATTTGCAATCAGCAGAGATCGGGTCACAGTAGAAAATTCTCCTTTTGAGGCTGATTGGGATCATCCCGTTCTGGCTGGTCCAAATAAGATAACGGAAGCTGATTTTGACGATTGGGTTCAGGAAAGAGGATTATATTTTGAATCAGATATCGCTCCGGAATATTCTACTCCACTTTCTTTCCAAGACCCGGGCGAAGAGCCTCTGAGAGGTTCATTGATTTATACCACCTATGGTGAAGGTACCTATATTTATACAGGAATCTCGTTCTTTAGAGAACTGCCTGCAGGAGTACCGGGAGCGACTAAACTATTTATCAATCTGATCGAACAGTAATTTTGGAGGAAAAACCTATACGTTGGAAATACCTGTATGCGGGATTGATGGCATGCCTTTTTTTACTTATGGCCTTTTTCTATTGGCTTAAAGTAGCCTACGCATGAGCACGCTGGATTGGATAGTTCTTTTTGGGACATTGGCACTTATAGCTACATACGGGGTCTATAAAACCTATGGAGCTAATAGTCTCGATTCTTATCTAAGGGGTAAAAACTCCATGAACTGGTGGTCAATTGGTTTGTCCATAATGGCCACTCAAGCCTCGGCAATTACATTTTTGAGCACACCCGGGCAGGCGTATGAAGACGGGATGAGGTTTATTCAGTTTTACTTTGGGTTGCCGCTGGCAATGATTATTATTTCGGTGGTTTTTATTCCGATTTATTATCGTTTGAAAGTTTATACCGCATATGAGTTCTTGGAAAATCGCTTTGATTTGAAAACAAGGACACTTGCGGCTTTACTCTTTATA contains:
- the gyrA gene encoding DNA gyrase subunit A, which produces MAQGENENIIPINIEEEMRGAYIDYSMSVIVSRALPDVRDGLKPVHRRILFGMQELGVLHNKPYKKSARIVGEVLGKYHPHGDSAVYETMVRMAQPWSLRYPLVDGQGNFGSIDGDNPAAMRYTEARLKRIAEELLVDINKETVDFQFNFDDSLKEPIVLPAKVPALLLNGASGIAVGMATNMAPHNLGEVIDGIVAYIDNNEITISELMEHIVAPDFPTGGIIYGYNGVKAAFETGRGRVVMRGKANVEIKDGGNKEMIIITEIPYMVNKASMVEKTAALINEKKIDGISAIRDESDRSGMRIVYELKRDAISSVVLNNLYKHTQLQTSFSVNNVALVKGRPQTLNLKDMIVHYVNHRHEVVIRRTEYELREAEKRAHILQGYLIALDHLDEVISLIRSSADPETARNGLIERFDLSEIQARAILDMRLQRLTGMERDKIINEYEEIMALIEELKEILASEEKRMEIIKEELAEMKTRYADDRRTEIEHNAEDFSYEDMIPNEEVIITVSHEGYVKRTALTEYRTQGRGGVGSRGVSTKQDDFTEYLFTASTHNYLLIFTDKGKLFWLKTYAIPEGSKTSKGRPIQNLMSIEQDDRIRSIIQVADLNDQDYLNNHFLVMVTKQGIIKKTTLEQYSRPRTNGIIALNIREDDQLVNVEMTNGSQHIVIAAKSGRAIHFNETAVRPMGRTATGVRAIRLNDDSDYVIGMVCASEENATLLVVSEKGYGKRSSLDEYRITNRGGKGVKAMSVTEKTGALVAIKEVVETDDLMIINRSGITIRISVDGLRIMGRATQGVRLIKIGENDEISSVEKISKEEEVEAIIDAVLETGGNADNTADEGPTDESDDASDESNEINE
- a CDS encoding lipopolysaccharide assembly protein LapB, coding for MKKLILSIALIGATTLAFGQKKVVRSAGKNFKSGDLPAAMADIEAASSDPETGNDPATYLLKAQIQTKMFGSDSSNTAATVETGKAALETYNKAFEMGGGKKDEGVGKDIYAEDMPGVPDNLRPYSIFTLKNASFDKAIDRYNDEDLEMAYEFFDLAGEIDLTDTTVHYNAGFIANDLGKFDEAKKHFGYLLDIEEYNKLTVYYLMIQILSGEDKNPEAAYDIIMQGREDYPEDKVLAEYEIQLLLQLNKMDEAMASIQEALKNDPNNAGILLRSGYLKEQAGDSEGALADYKKSVEVDPEFYDGNYYAGALLLDKSLKILNELNALSDDEWEAKSASMGEEANSYYREAVGYFEKALEIKPENTEVMIILFQVHSRLKNTEEVEKYNKMLIELKGANWQENL
- a CDS encoding acyloxyacyl hydrolase, with translation MRLQTVPIIMCIFFVLGFNQVGAQSKRFIEVSYDQGPIIGNNKDWADELINKINYSAIDVRVGWRSSNATYYNYINRYPSYGLGVTSSVGYNPEIGRPMGVYGFGEFPFGKNNIYRKLNFGYFAQIGLGFNMNPFDTDTNPLNGFVGTALNVHVHFGLKANYELSKSFGIFASVGTKHYSNGSIKKPNAGINFVPIAIGLRMNIDQEKFNPGASPVFPPLEKVGVWNIAAYTGLKSYEIDEPAYFRGGLGVNYLWEISYKYRGGIGIDWFYGAGARDRYPGESINFSDVNSFAVVGSWEWKLTENLYMPIAIGVYLSKAHYNQETTGFYERIGVRYRMNNNVFAGVQIKAHKAKADFFEFTVGYTIPGKLRKMVNR
- a CDS encoding PIG-L family deacetylase, with amino-acid sequence MTKPIMLSYLVFICLLLNSLICVSQTLPSSQIYHQLLQLKETKRVLYVAAHPDDENTQLIAALGNGEHVQVAYLSLTRGDGGQNLLGKELGIELGQIRTQELIRAREIDGGMQFFTRALDFGYSKNPDETLQNWDKKKVLSDVVWVVRKFKPDIIITRFNTVPGGGNHGHHTTSAILAEEAFDLAADPKAFPEQLNYVDTWQTRRLFWNSYNFGGEFQPVETEKYAVFQVGEYDNLLGKTYSQIAADSRTMHKSQGFGATPRIGAAEDHLQFIKGESFEMSAFEGIQSRWREFDGGQEIEAMIQTAIEEFDFKNPVANIKSLMQIRAKLSAHDPEAFWIAEKAQKLDRLIFQVIGLKMEFVTNQELGFGGEDIKANLVVNNPSDVLITDVSLQLYDTYYSSGKKIAVKNDPVEIPVEFQPDVNAPVSQPYWLENPVMDAIYDIRDQQMIGKPFNDMKVGGELSFNIEGQEFNIAIPLEYKYNDQVDGEVKQPFTIVPEIDLEVSDQNVFLIPGVDPVVTVTVNFHGKLKKGELSFENLQDSEYEMLGVEDNLTQRKRIYRVSFKLDKNEKREVVARFSTSEGQVFDQITHRISYKHIPNLTYFSKAAINLIQENWNVSKAKIGYIMGAGDDVPAVLSSLGYQVTEITDYSLVNLSQYKSIVVGIRAYNTNSALAANEENLMTYVENGGTVVVQYNVSRPLLIKNFGPYPFAISRDRVTVENSPFEADWDHPVLAGPNKITEADFDDWVQERGLYFESDIAPEYSTPLSFQDPGEEPLRGSLIYTTYGEGTYIYTGISFFRELPAGVPGATKLFINLIEQ